The genomic stretch TTAAACCAATAGGAATATGTAAAGAGACTAATTAAACCAATAGGAATATGTAAACCAATACAAAATTCAATTTTTGCCAACTAattcttgagaaatatttttaGTACGTTTTTAGTTTGGGTCCAATTTGTGAAGCATGAAATATGTAAAGAGACATTTCTTGGCTCCCTTTTCCATAAACTTGTTTGAGTAAGTTGGCAGTTAGAGTTCAAATTGATAGTTGACGAATAATGAGAATCACCATGAGCAAGAATGGAAAAGCAGGGTACCGAATTTCCTATGACTGATATGAAATAGAAGAAGTGATATAGGAAATGGACAGAGTTAGCTAATTCACTTGTTTAGGCTAATGACAAGTTTCTATAAGGCATGCAATAAGTCTTTCAATACGTTTGTGATCTCAAATGATCAGGTTTTCAGATACAAAGACCAGTATTAGCCTGCTTCAGTTATCTAGCTTACTCCTTATTCCTCATGATTTCTTTTTTGAGATAAGCTAAGAATTCACAGAAACTTACGcatatttcttttgattctttATACCGGTAATCAACAAAAGAAATCCATTGATACCGCGGAACTCCATCCGGTACATTATCAATAATCTCAGCTCTACTTTTAAGTGGGTCTTCATATGCACTCCACAAGTTAAGCTTATTTGCAGCCCATTTCTTTCCAATAGATTTATAAACATGTTGCCGCGTAACTGACTCAGTTTTCTTAAAGAAGAACTTGGGCTTCAAGAATAAAACATTTGTTAGCATATCTATTACATGCAAATATAAAGTTAAAAGACAAAATAGAGATATAGTTGTCCTTCTCCAAAAAAAATACAGTGATATAGCTGTAAGAATATAGAGCTTATacctttataatttgatcgaagACGCGGTTGAAGTATGACAAAGATAAACTAGACCATTTCTCACAATGGATTGGAAATAAAGTGCAGTCACACGCTAAAATTCCACAAAAGCCTAAAAGTGGGCTGTGTGCATCTCCAAATGGTTCATCTAGgtaatcaaaatcaaccatgatACGTTCTTCACATGTTAAATTTCGCACTTCCTTGACTTTCACTTTGAGTTTTTTCACATTTTCTTCTGAATCTGTATAAGAAAAGAGATAAGATGAAGCCACGAGAGAGATGACAAATGCTTAAAAGGGACTGCTGAATATGCATTAATAGTCAAAAGTATTTACCTATTGCTTCTACAGTCCAGTGGCTCCCAGAACACTTTCTAGATGCAATCTGAAATGTTGGAGCTGGCTGTAATAAGTTCTGATCTATTAGAGCCGGATGTGATATCGAGTGAACTGACCGAGATGGCAGTGATGCAGAATAAATTGTTGGCGCCGGCTGTGATGCGACTTGATCCATCGGAGCTAACTGAGATGTTGAGTGAACAGATTGAGACGGCTGTGATGTCGGCTGAAATGTTGGAGTCGCGTGCAATGTGGGCTGATCCATCGGAGCTGGATGAGATGTTGAGTGAATTGATCGAGACATATATGCAATTCAATAATTAATCCTGCTACAGGAAGAATGAATTTAATAAGTAGGCAAAGCATATCCACAAAAAACTTCAAGATAGAAGAATGGTGTGCAAGTCAGAAATGTCGTTATCGCTACAACTAACAATTTTCGGTATTAATTAATAAAACAGGGCAACCCTGTCTTATTCTAAAATATGGTGTTCTGATCTAAGAAATGCCCATAGGATGCTATGAATAAATTCTGTTTTAGCTTCAGAAGTAGAGATGCTATATGCAGAAGAAAGGAATCTGTTGTTAGTTTTACTGAGATGATACTACAGTCCCTCCATTGATTCAGATACTCACATTTTTTTCCAGGGGGAAAGCAAGTCATATCTCGAGGGGCCAAGCAAGTACATATGGTAAAGGATACATGCAAGAAAGATTTACAAAAACAAGAATCTGAAAGGTGCAGAAAATAAGATATACACAAACAAGCTTAACAGAATTCTCAAGGGAACTATTCTAACAGAATTTAACACATCACATTGCATtcatttaataaaaaaattagTCCGAAACATAATTGAATTCAAAACTGAAGCATGAAAAAGATCAACACCATCAATAGTAAAAAGAATCATATAAAAGAAATCTAACACCAACCTTAGAATCACCATACACACCTATATAAATCCTCATACAACATGGTGTAGAACATTTATATTTCCtattaattcaacaaaaaatctcaaataaacaaataaaaccCAAATATAACAGAAAGTACCCAAAgcaataacaaaaacaaaattaaagCCACATGCAATTGAAAAACACACAAACATTACAAATTATACAAACCCAAAAATAGGGAAGATGAAACATCTTTAGAAATAACATTACAGAAAACCAAAAATAGGGTAGAAGAACTTACCATAATTAAAAATACTTGTCGATTGATATGCCAGAGTGAGTGATAGAGATGCCTATGCCACTGCTATAGGGGGGAAAATGAGGAAAATCGATGAAAAACGAGGATTGAGTTTAAATTTTACAATCAGAATGAGAAGTTCATACAAAACTTttgattttaagaaaattaaagtaGAAAGAAGCATGAAATTTCAGTTAATCTCTCAAAATTGAGACCATTACCTTGAGTTGTGGAAAAATGTTAGTAAGAAGTGGCGAAGCTTTTGAGGTTTTGTTATATTTGTATTTTGTTTCAGCCAGAAAAAAAATGAGCAAACAAAAAAAATGTGGGAAATGTTAGCGCTAATTTTTTTCAGATGGTGTAGGTTTTGAGTTGCCGCTATTTACTTATATTGTATCGGTTAACTAAACCCATGCTATTTAATAAAATTTGCAAGGGTTGGAACTGACCCTCGCTATTAAACCGCCGCAATTTAGGTCTTTTTTGTAGTGCTTCttcagaaatagctgagtaaactgctctcAAGTCAAAGCTGgatggtctagccaagcaataatctctccaccaagtcttggcagatctaaACAAGCGAAaaatagcaaaatcgaccccattggtctccactatctccatattcctgagaacctcatgacatctgtctagataatcctggggatcctcagaagatgcaacactgaaagtagtagtgaagagcttggtgaacctgtccaacctccacaaagcatcggcagacatagctgctccatcaccgatctgagctaccacacccggctgaactattCCAACTGGCTGAAAGGTTGgagtctgaaattggggagccacctgctccggagtgcgagtagcaggagtctgagctcctcctccagcctgagataTGGCTGGGGATACAGGAAGCAAGTCTgcccaggtgacactctccataaggcccactagacggaccagagcatcctggagtactggggtagcaatgaacccctctgggacctgagctggggcCACCAGAACTGTCGGGACTGGAACcacatcatcaaagtcaacctgattctccaccgctggtgctgctgctctgggctgagctctgcccctacctcggcctcgccctctgcccctcgtggaagctgctgttgggggctcaggctgttggtcagtggatgaggaagcgcgtgttctcgttATTTGCGAAAGAACACGGTAGAAatttaattagcattgagaaaatAGACCGCGCGACAggaaggaataaatgtgaagtttttcccaACTCTGTAGTctttggggataaatacagacgtctctg from Nicotiana sylvestris chromosome 12, ASM39365v2, whole genome shotgun sequence encodes the following:
- the LOC104229378 gene encoding uncharacterized protein, with protein sequence MDQPTLHATPTFQPTSQPSQSVHSTSQLAPMDQVASQPAPTIYSASLPSRSVHSISHPALIDQNLLQPAPTFQIASRKCSGSHWTVEAIDSEENVKKLKVKVKEVRNLTCEERIMVDFDYLDEPFGDAHSPLLGFCGILACDCTLFPIHCEKWSSLSLSYFNRVFDQIIKPKFFFKKTESVTRQHVYKSIGKKWAANKLNLWSAYEDPLKSRAEIIDNVPDGVPRYQWISFVDYRYKESKEICETIELVLSQSTMDESQIFPNDVIGKVLVKEHSERVRCLGLGPVPSRVFKQVYMIMKEGTIPEQFARFFASPSTVSPTTPSDADNGPLSPMGARRSYGDSNSSDNR